In a genomic window of Rhopalosiphum maidis isolate BTI-1 chromosome 4, ASM367621v3, whole genome shotgun sequence:
- the LOC113550699 gene encoding eukaryotic initiation factor 4A — MNANETKNGPPSETNDYSGPPGMDVGGTIESDWKEVVDNFDEMNLKEELLRGIYGYGFEKPSAIQQRAILPCIKGHDVIAQAQSGTGKTATFSISILQQIDTSLNECQALILAPTRELAQQIQKVVIALGDFMKADCHACIGGTNVRDDMRKLDTGSHVVVGTPGRVYDMIARKSLRTQFIKIFVLDEADEMLSRGFKDQIKEVFKFLEEDIQVILLSATMPEDVLDVSTHFMRNPVRILVQKEELTLEGIKQFYINVTKEEWKFDTLCDLYDTLSITQAVIFCNTRRKVEWLTENMRLKTFTVSAMHGEMDQRQRELIMRQFRSGSSRVLITTDLLARGIDVQQVSLVINYDLPSNRENYIHRIGRSGRFGRKGVAINFITEDDKRAMKDIESFYNTHVLEMPQNVADLL, encoded by the exons atgaatgctAATGAGACGAAAAATGGACCACCTAGCGAAACCAACGACTACTCGGGACCACCCGGCATGGATGTCGGTGGAACTATTGAGTCTGACTGGAAAGAAGTGGTGGACAACTTCGATGAGATGAATTTAAAAGAGGAATTGTTGCGTGGTATCTATGGATATGGTTTTGAAAAGCCATCAGCTATTCAACAACGTGCTATTTTGCCATGCATTAAGGGACATGATGTCATTGCTCAGGCCCAATCTGGTACTGGCAAGACTGCtactttttcaatttcaattctCCAACAAATTGATACAAGTTTGAATGAGTGCCAAGCACTTATTTTGGCACCAACACGTGAATTGGCTCAACAGATTCAAAAG gtGGTTATTGCTTTGGGTGACTTCATGAAAGCAGATTGTCATGCCTGCATTGGCGGTACAAACGTTCGTGATGATATGCGTAAGCTGGATACTGGATCCCATGTAGTGGTTGGAACTCCTGGCCGTGTTTATGATATGATTGCTAGAAAATCACTACGAACTCAATTTATCAAGATATTTGTGTTGGATGAAGCTGATGAAATGTTGTCTCGAGGTTTCAAAGATCAAATTAAAGAGGTGTTCAAGTTCCTCGAAGAAGACATTCAGGTCATTCTGTTGTCTGCTACAATGCCCGAAGATGTTTTGGATGTGAGCACTCACTTCATGCGTAATCCAGTACGCATTCTTGTTCAGAAAGAAGAACTGACATTGGAAG gtattaaacAGTTTTACATCAATGTTACCAAAGAAGAATGGAAATTTGACACGTTATGTGATTTGTACGACACTCTTAGTATCACCCAGGCTGTGATCTTCTGTAACACACGTCGTAAGGTTGAGTGGTTGACTGAAAATATGCGTTTGAAAACATTTACTGTATCAGCTATGCATGGAGAAATGGACCAACGTCAACGTGAGCTAATTATGCGTCAATTCCGTTCTGGCTCCAGTCGTGTTCTTATCACTACTGATTTGTTGGCTCGAGGCATTGATGTACAACAAGTATCTCTGGTTATCAACTATGATTTGCCATCCAATCGCGAAAACTATATTCACAGGATTGGACGTTCGGGCCGTTTCGGTCGTAAGGGAGTCGccattaattttatcactGAAGACGACAAACGAGCTATGAAGGATATTGAATCGTTTTACAACACTCACGTGCTCGAGATGCCACAGAATGTGGCCGATCTGCTGTAG
- the LOC113548734 gene encoding uncharacterized protein LOC113548734, with the protein MEHHSKFKNPAEKVKKKHEKKNYSTFTQTKINNDRIVINDLETQCCIIQDNVEKDQNDIKDTKFDNDSDSVFSTSWEVSKQLVNNNSETSDMDCSTANIKTVPESNDIVHKKAASFIKKVLHNELPKDNKQLPLVLLIHSRRLTKLSQLNFEDEVIKKSTDIFSSKSRYAKQKNEISVIKDIHHIWTKKFHELTKYVNSINDYLETLIRVPNTAIKCVRNSGTTVNISVPPKQ; encoded by the exons ATGGAACACCACAGCAAGTTTAAAAATCCTGCAGAAAAAGTAAAGAAAAAACACGagaagaaaaattatagtacGTTTACTCAAACCAAAATCAACAATGATAGGATCGTGATTAACGATCTAGAGACTCAGTGCTGTATCATTCAGGACAATGTCGAGAAGGATCAAAATGACATAAAAGATACCAAATTTGACAACGACAGTGACAGCGTTTTTTCGACTTCTTGGGAAGTAAGCAAgcaattagttaataacaatagtgaAACCTCAGATATGGATTGTAGTACAGCCAATATTAAAACTGTTCCTGAAAGCAATGacattgtacataaaaaagcAGCATCATTCATCAAAAAAGTATTACACAATGAGCTACCAAAAGACAACAAGCAATTGCCATTAGTTTTATTg ATACATTCCAGACGATTGACTAAACTTTCTCAACTTAATTTTGAAGATGAAGTCATAAAGAAAAGTACAGACATTTTTAGCTCTAAATCTCGATATGCAAAACAGAAGAATGAAATATCAGTTATAAAAGATATACACCACATCTGGACAAaaaaattccatgaattaactaaatatgttaatagtattaatgacTACCTAGAAACCTTGATTAGGGTGCCTAACACTGCTATTAAATGTGTTAGAAATTCTGGAACAACTGTGAATATATCTGTGCCCCCCAAACAATAA